CCGACCAGATCTCGTCCGACCCGTAGTCGATCTCCGTGTCGTCCACCACCGGGAAGATCTCCACGTGCGGCTGCGGGTGCGCCTCGCGCAGCCACGCGGTCCGCAGCGGGAGCGGGATGCTCTCGACGCTGGACGCGGCCACGACCACGCTCAAGCGCGCGCACGCCGCGGCGGCGACGTCGATCAGGTGGTGGTGGCCGGCGTGCGGCGGGTAGAACTTGCCGATCACCAGCCCGTGCGCGTACCGGGCGCGCGTCAGGTGCCGGGCGCGGGTCATGCGGGCACCGGTGCGGGCCCGCCGGCCGTCCTGGCGCGCAGGTCGCGGCGCCAGGCGCGCAGGCCGAACACGCACAGCGTCAGGAAGATGACGTACAGGACGGCCGTCAGCTTCAGGTCCTTGTAGAGGTACAGCGGGATGTACACGAGGTCCGCGGTGATCCACAGCCACCACGACTCCAGCAGCTTGCGGGACTGGCCGTAGACGGCCATGAGCGAGATCGCGGTGGTGAGGGCGTCCCAGAACGCCACGGTGGAGTCGGTCCAGGCGGACAGCGCCCAGGTCAGGAGCGCGGTGGCGGCCGCGCCCGCCGTGACGAGGGCGGCCCACTCGCCGCGGCGGGTCCGCCTGACCGGCAGGTTGTCGCGGCCGTCACCGCCGTACAGCCACATCCACCACCCGTACAGCTGGAGGCCGACGTAGAAGACCTGCAGCCCGGAGTCGGCGTAGAGGCCGCCGTCCAGGAACACCAGCCCGAGCAGGATCACGTTGGCGATGCCGATCGGCCAGTTGAGGATGTTCTGCCGGACGACGAGCCACACGTTGACCGCGCCGGTCCCGAAGCCGAGCAGCTCCGCCCAGGTGGTGGGCACCGACCCCACGTGGAAGGCGGGTTCGAGCAGCGGGCCCAGCGGGACGTCGACCGACATGCCCGCAATGATCACATATCGTCAATGCGACGACAAGTGGGCCGGTTCCGCTACGCCACGATCAGCAGGGGGTTCTCCAGCAGCTCGGCCAGGCGGTCCAGGAACCGGGCGGCGGTCGCGCCGTCGGTGGCGCGGTGGTCGACCGACAGGGTCAGCGCCATCCGCTTGCCCGGGACGACCTGGCCGTCGCGGACGACCGGCACGTCCCGGCTCGCGCCCACGGCCAGGATCGCCGCCTCCGGCGGATTGATCACCGCGGAGAACGAGTCGACCCCGAACATGCCGAGGTTGCTGACGCTGAACGTGCCGCCGCTCATCTCCTGCAGCGACAGCTTGCCGTCGCGCGCCTTGCCGGCCAGCTCGCGGGCCTCCCGCCCGATCTCCGAGACGCTCTTGCGGTCCGCGTCCTTGACGACCGGCACCACCAGGCCGTCCTCGACGGCCACCGCGACGCCCACGTTGACGCGCTTGTGGAAGAGCAGGTTCTCCTCGGTGAAGGAGACGTTCACCGCCGGGTGCTCGCGCAGCGCGACCGCCGCCGCCTTCACGATCAGGTCGTTCACGCTGACCTTGGCCGGGGCGAGCGCCTCGTTGAGCGTGGCGCGGAACGACAGGAGCGGCTCAGCGTCCACTTCCCGGTTCAGGTAGAAGTGCGGGGCCTCGCGCTTGCTCTCGGTGAGGCGCTTCGCGGCGACCTTCCGGAAGCGGTTCAGCGGGACGGCCTCGACGTCCTGGTCCTCGGCGGGCGCCTTGGCCGCCTCGGGCCGGGCCGCCGGAGGCTGGGCGGCCGGCGCCGCGGCGGCGGGCTCGGCGGCGGGCTCGGCGGCGCCGCGGATCGCGGCCTCGATGTCGGCGCGGACGATGCGTCCGCCCGGCCCGGAGCCGGTCAGCGTGTTCAGGTCGATGCCGTGGTCGCGGGCCAGCCTGCGCGCCAGCGGCGACGACGGCGGGCGCGACCGTCCGGCCGGACGCGCGGCGGCCTCGGCGGGCTCCGCCCCGGCGGCCGCGGGCGCGGCGGCCGGTTCCGGCTCGGCCTCGGCCTTCTCGGCTTTCTCGGCCTTCTCCGCCTTCGCGGCCGGGGCCTCCTCTTCCTCGGCCCCCTTGTCCTCGGCCTTCTCGGCGGCTTCCGCGCCGCCGGCCGGGGTGATCACGGCGATGGGCGTGCCGATCGCGGCGGACTCGCCCTCGGGCACGAGGATCTCCTTGAGGACGCCGGCCTCGTACGCCTCGAACTCCATGACCGCCTTGTCGGTCTCGATGTCGACGATGACGTCGCCGACCTCGATCTCGTCCCCCGGCTGCTTCTGCCAGGAGCTGATGACGCCCTCCTCCATGGTGTCGGAGAGGCGGGGCATGAGGATCTCGGTCATGACGCGGTCTCCAAGGAGGTTCGGCCGGTCGCGCGGAGCGTGTCGCGGACGGCGGCGAGCAGCGAGTCGGCGGACGGCAGCGCGGCCGTCTCCAGGGACTTGGCGTAGGGGAGCGGCACCTCCGCCATCGCGACCCGGCGGACGGGGGCGTCCAGCCAGTCGAACGCGCCCTCCTGGATGGTCGCGGCGATCTCGGCGCCGATCCCGTAGGTGAGCCAGTCGTCCTCGGCGACCACGGCCGAGCCGGTCTTGCGGACGGAGTCCACGATGGTCTGCCGGTCGAGCGGGCGGAGGCTGCGCAGGTCCACCACCTCGGCGGAGACGCCTTGGGCGGCGAGGGAGTCGGCGACCTCCGCGGCGACGCGGGCCATCCGGGAGTAGCCGATGAGCGTGATGTCGGTGCCGGGGCGGGTGACGGCGGCGCGGCCGATCTCGGCCGGCTCGACCTCCTCGATCGGGGGCACCTCGCCCTTGGTGTTGTAGAGGGCGAGGTTCTCCAGGAACAGCACCGGGTCGTCGTCGCGGATCGCGGCCTTCAGCATCGCGGACGCGTCGGCGGGCGTGGACGGCGCGACGACCTTCAGCCCGGGGATGAACGAGTAGAACAGCTCGACGTTCTGCGAGTGGGTGGCGCCGAGCTGCTGCCCGCCGCCGCCCGGGGTGCGGATCACCATCGGGACGCTGCTCTGCCCGCCGAACATCCCGTAGATCTTGGCGGCGTGGTTGACGATCTGGTCCAGCGCCAGCAGCGAGAAGTTGATCGTCATGATCTCGACGACGGGCCGCAGCCCGAGCATCGCGGCGCCGATCGCCGCGCCGACGAAGCCCTCCTCGGCGATCGGGGTGTCGCGGACGCGGCGCTCCCCGAACTCCTTGAGCAGCCCCTCGGTGATCTTGTACGAGCCCTCGAAGAGCCCGATCTCCTCGCCCATGAGGAAGACGTCGTCGTCCCTGAGCATCTCGGCGCGGAGGGTGTCCCGGAGGGCCTGGCGGTAGGTCGTGGTTGCCATGGACGCGCTCCTCAGGAACGGAAGACGGGGTCGGCGGGCATCCGGCGGAACTCGCCCGCGACGGGGGTGGCGTAGGTGTAGTCGAACAGCGTCGACACGTCGGGCTCGGGGCTCCGGTCGGCGAAGTCGGCGGCGGCGTCGACCTCCGCCTTGACCTCCGCGTCGAGGCGGTCGCGCTCGTCGGGGGACAGGACTCCGGCCTCCTCCAGCTCCAGCGCCATCTTGGCCAGGGGGTCGGCGGCCTTGAGGGCCTCCCGCTCCTCCTTCGACCGGTAGCGGGCCGGGTCGACGACGGAGTGGCCCTTCAGCCGGGGGCTGGTCGTCTCCAGCAGGTAGGGCTTGCTCTCGCCGCGGGCGCGCTCGACGGCCGCGGCGGCGGCGTCCCGCACGGCGACCACGTCGGTGCCGTCCACGCGGGAGCTCGCCATCCGGTAGGCGGCGCCGCGGCGGTACAGCTCCGGCTCGGCGGACGACTTCTCCACGGTCGTGCCCATTCCCAGACCGTTGTTGATGATGACGAAGACCACCGGGAGATTCCACAGGGACGCGATGTTCAGCGACTCGTGGAACGCGCCGATCGCCGCCGTCCCGTCGCCCATCTGGCACATGACGACCTCGTCGCCGCCCTTGTACGACACGGCCAGGGCCGCGCCGGTGGCGAGGGGGAGCTGCCCGCCGACGATGCCGTACCCGCCGAGCAGCCGCGTCTCGGTGTCGAACAGGTGCATCGACCCGCCCCAGCCCTTGGACACGCCGGTCGAGCGGCCGTACAGCTCGGCCATGACCCGGTCCGCGCCGATGCCCTTGGCGATGGCGTACCCGTGCTCGCGGTAGTTGGTGAACAGGTAGTCGGTGGGGCGCAGCGCGGCCATGAGGCCGACGATCGTTGCCTCCTCGCCGAGGTTCAGGTGGCAGTACCCGCCGATCTTGGCCTCGGTGTAGGCGCGTGCGGCCCGTTCCTCGAACCGGCGGATCAGCAGCATCTGCCGGTAGTAGCCGACGAGCGTCTCGCCGTCGGGCGGGGGGAGCGGCGCGTCCGGCGACGCGGCGGTCTCCGGGGAGGACGCGGACTTCCGGGACCGTGAGGAGCCGGACGTCCTCCGGTTGCGGGCCGGAGCGGCCCTGTCGGCCTGCTTGGCGGTTGCTGCCATCGGCGACCTTCCTTCGTCCGCGGCGGCGCCGTAGGATCGCCACGACGCTCACCGATCATCATTGATCTATGATCGATCATATTCTACCCGTCAAGACCCACTTACGGACTCTGCGTCTAACATGTGATCCCGTGAATCCTCCGATCCCAGCTCAGCTGCTCCGCACCGGACTCGCAGGCCAGATCCGCGAGTTCATCGTGGAGGGCATCAGCTCGGGACGCTGGGCGCCGGGCGAGCGCATCGTCGAGCGCCGCATCGCCGCCGAGCTCGGCGTCAGCCAGGGCCCCGTCCGGGAGGCGCTCCGCCAGCTCGAGGCGCAGCGGCTCATCGAGTCGCTGCCCAACCGCGGCGCCCGCGTCCGCGACTTCACCGAGCGGGACCTTGCGGAGATCTTCCCCGTCCGGGCCGGGTTGGAACGCACCGCCGCGGAATTGGCGGTCCCCCGTCTGTCGGACGAGTGCCTCGGCGCGCTGGAGGAGCACAACCGCAAGCTCGCCGAGGCCGCCGGCGGCGAGGACCTGCGCGAGCAGATGCGGCTCAGCATCGCCTTCCACCGCGAGATCGTCGAGGCCGCGGGCAACCGGCTGCTCGTCTCGGTGTGGGAGAGCCTCGGCATCGAGCTGTGGACGACGCTGTCCCTGCGCCTGCACGACACCGAGATGTACTCCAAGCCGTCCGAGCACGCCGAGCTGATCGAGGCGTTCCGCCGCCGCGACCCGGAGGCGCCGCGGCTGCTGCACGACCACGTCATGAACTACGCCCCCTGATCGCTCGAATTTCTCCGCGGATCCGGGAACCGCGGGAGGGGCCCGGGCGTTGTGCGATACAGGTCCCCTGGCGATGAGTCCAGGTGTTGACCGTCCGGGTCATGCGGCGCTCGGCGTGGGGGTGTCGAGCGCCGCAGGCCCGGATTTCTTCTCGACGACGGCATAGGCTGCGGTCCATGGCCGAGATCGCCGTCCCCGGGGAGGTTCTCGGGGACCGCTACCGCCTGGAGCGGCCCCTCGACGCCGGCGGCATGGCGATCGTCTGGCGCGCCGCCGACACCGTCCTCGATCGGGCCGTCGCGGTCAAGGTCCCGAAGCGGGGATGGCCGGAGCGTCACACGAAGCGGCTGCGCCAGGAGGCGAAGGCGGCCGCGGGACTCAACCATCCGAACATCACCGGCGTTCACGACTACGGCGAGCACGGGGGCGTCCCCTACGTCGTCATGGAGCTGCTGGACGGCGAGACCCTGGCGGCCCGCCTGTCCCGGGGGCCGCTGCCCTGGGACGAGGCCGCCGCGACCTGCGCCCGCGTGGCGGACGCCCTGTCCGCGGCCCACGCCTCGGGGATCGTCCACCGCGACATCAAGCCCGCGAACGTGTTCCTCACCTCGGTCGGGGTGAAGGTCCTCGATTTCGGCATCGCGTTCACGGGCCCGTCCGCGTCCGGCGCCCCCGTCCTCGGCACGCCCGCCTATATCGCCCCGGAACTGCTGGACGGCACGCCCCCGAGCCCTGCGGCCGACGTCTACTCCCTGGGCGTGGTCCTTCAGGAATCGCTGACCGGTGCTTCGGCGGCGGACGCGCCCACGCTCCCGCCCGACGTTCCCGGCGAGGTCGCGGCCCTCTGCCTGCGGTGCCTGAATCCGGACCCGGAGGCCCGCCCGACGGCTCCCGAGGCTGCCCGCGTCCTGGCCGAGGCCGCGGGCGTCCAGCTCGTCGCACCGCCGGCGCCCGCCACCGGGGTCTCGGACGCCCGCGGCTCCGCGGCCCCGCCGGAGAATCCGACCCGCATCCTGGACGACCCGCTTCCGGAGGACGACCGGCTCCCGCAGGGCACGCGGCCCTCGCATGACGAACGGACGCAGCCCGGCGACCCGCTGCCGGACGGCGTCCCGTCGCCGCAGGAAGCGCGCGGCGATTCGCCGCATGGCGGCCGGGGCCTGCGCGGGACGGTCGGGCGGGCCGCGGCGCGGCGGCCTCTGGCGGTCGCGGGGGCGGCGGCCGGGGCGGCCGCGGTGGTGGCGGTGCTGCTCGCGGCGCTGTCTCCCGACTCGTCCCGGGACGCGACCGCGCCGCCGGAGGCGAGCCCGGAACCGACCACGGCGGCGGCGCCGGTGTGCGCGGTGGACTACCGGATCGACGGGACGTGGCCGGAGGGCTTCCAGGCCACGGTGCGGATCACCAACCTCGGCGACGCCGAGATCGACGGGTGGGAGCTGGGGTTCGAGTTCCCCGACGGGCAGGCGGTCACCCAGCTGTGGAACGGCAGCCGGTCCCAGGACGGGGCGTCGGTCACGGTGCGGGCGGCCGACTGGAACCGGTCGATCCCGCCGTCCGGATCGGCGGAGTTCGGGTTCCTCGGACGCCAGGACGGCGCGAACGGCAGCCCGTCGCGCTTCACCCTCAACGGCAGGGAGTGCCGATCCTGATCCGTGCGACAATGGGAGCGCTCCCATGGCGTCGTCAGGAAAGGGAGATTCGATGGGCTTCCCGGAAGGCTTCCTGTGGGGAGCGGCCACCGCCGCCTACCAGATCGAGGGAGCGGCGCAGGAGGACGGCCGCGCACCCTCCATCTGGGACACCTTCAGCCGCACACCCGGAAAGGTCCTCAACGGCGACACCGGCGACGTCGCCACCGACCACTACCACCGCCGCCAGGAAGACGTCGCGATGATCGCCGAGCTCGGCCTCGACGCCTACCGCTTCTCCATCTCCTGGTCGCGCGTCCTCCCCGACGGGAAGATCAACCAGAAGGGCGTCGACTTCTACTCGCGCCTGGTCGACGAACTCCTCGAACACGGCATCGCCCCGGTCGTCACCCTGTACCACTGGGATCTCCCGCAGGCCCTCGAGGACGAGGGCGGCTGGACGGCCCGCGGCACCGCCCGCCGCTTCGCCGACTACGCAGAGCGGATCGGGCGGGTGCTCGGCGACCGCGTCCACACGTGGACGACGCTGAATGAGCCGTGGTGCTCGGCGTTCCTCGGCTACGCCGCGGGCGTCCACGCCCCGGGCCGCACCGAACCGGCCGGCGCGCTCGCCGCAGCCCACCACCTCAACCTCGCCCACGGCCTGGCCGTGCGGGCGCTGCGCGGAGTGGTCTCCCCGTCCGCGCGGCACTCGGTCACGCTCAACTTCCACCACCTGCGCGGCGACGCGGAGGCCGTCCGGAAGGTGGACGCCGTCGCCAACCGCGTGTTCCTCGACCCGATGCTCGGCAAGGGGTACCCCGCCGACCTGCTGGAGGACACCGCGGCGGTCACCGACTGGGGGTTCGTCCACGACGGCGACCTCGACCTCATCGCGGCGCCCATCGACGTCCTCGGCGTCAACTACTACTCGCCCACGCTGGTCCGCCGGTGGGACGGCGTGTCCCCCCGCGAGCACGCCGACGGCCACCGGCAGGGCGCCGCGTCGCCGTTCGTCGGCTGCGACGACGTCGAGTTCGTGCTGCAGCCCGGCCCCTACACGGCGATGAACTGGCCGATCGACGCGAACGGCATGGAGGAGCTGCTCCTGCGCCTGCACCGCGACCACCCGGACACGCCGCTGATGGTCACCGAGAACGGCGCCGCGTTCGACGACGCGGTGGACGGCGACGGCCGCGTCCGCGACGAGCGGCGCATCGCGTACCTGCGCGACCACATCGCCGCCGTGGAACGGGCCGTCGAGGCGGGCGCCGACGTCCGCGGGTACTTCGCGTGGTCGCTGCTGGACAACTTCGAATGGGCCTACGGCTACTCCAAGCGCTTCGGCCTCGTCCACGTCGACTACGCCACCGGTGAGCGCACCTGGAAGGACAGCGCGCACTGGTACCGCGACACGATCGCCGCCCGCCGCCGGGGATCACGCGTCCCGAGATGACGCGGACGGGACCGGCGCCTTCGGAGCGGGCGGAGCCGGTGACGAGCGGGCGGGCCCGGGTCGCCGTGCTGGCGCTGTCACTGGGCGCGTTCTGCTTCGTCACGACGGAGAGCCTGCCGATCGGGCTGCTCCGCCTCATCGCGGACGACCTGGACGCCTCGCCCTCGGCCGTCGGCCTCCTCGTCACCGGCTACGGCATCGTCATCGCGGTCGTGTGCGTCCCGCTCGTCCGGGCCACCGCCCGGATGGGGCGGCGCCGGCTGCTCACCGCGGTGATGCTCGTCTTCGTGGCGATGTCGTTCGCCGCCGCGGCGGCCCCCGGCTACGGCGCCCTGATGGCCTCGCGGCTCGTCACCGCGCTCGCCCAGGCGGTGTTCTGGCCGGTGGCCGCGGTGGCGGCGGCCGCGCTGTTCCCGCCGGAACGCCGGGGCAGGGCCGCCGCCTACGTGTTCGCGGGAGGCTCCGTCGCCGTCGTCGTCGGCATCCCCCTCGGCACCTGGCTCGGGGACGTCGCGGGCTGGCGCGCCTCGTTCGCCGCGCTCGGCGTCCTGTGCCTGGTCTCCCTCGCGGCCGTCGCCGTCCTGCTCCCGGGCGGGGACGCGGGCGGCGCCGAGGCCGTGCCCGCCTCGCGCCCGGACCGGCGGCGCTTCCGGCTGCTGCTGGCCACGGTGGTGCTGGCCATCGGCGGGGTGTTCGCCTGCTACACCTACATCACCGAGTTCCTCACCGGCGTCAGCGGCTTCCCCGCCTCCGCGATCAGCCCGCTGCTGCTGGCCAACGGCGCCGCCGACCTGTGCGGCCTCGCCGTCGCCGGGATCGTGGTGGACCGCGGCCCGCGCGCCCTGCTCGGCGCGGCCACCGCCGTCCTCGCGACCGGCATGCTCGGCCTGTTCGCGCTGGGGACCGCGGCGGTCCCGGCGGTCGCCGGGCTGGTCCTGCTCGGGCTCGGGCTTCCCGCCTTCGTGACGGCGATGCAGGCGCGGGTCCTGGAGTCCGCGCCCGGCGACACGGGGATCGGGTCGGCCTGGGTGGCGGCCGCGTTCAACGTGGGCATCGCGGGCGGCGCCCTGCTCGGCGGCGCGCTGCTGCCGGTCACCGGGGTGCGGGGCACGGCCCTCGCGGGCGCGGTGGCGGCGGCCGCCGCGCTGGCGGTGATCGCCGCGGAGGCGCCGCTGCGGACCCGCCCCGCCCGCCGCCCACCGGCCGGGACGGCCTGCGCCGCACCGCCCGCGCCGCGCCCGGTGAAGGAATGACGAGAACCGCCGCAGCGCCCCGATAGCACATTTTTGTGATCATTTACCGGCGTGCTCATTGCACATTCCGGAAGACTTGATTTAAGTGTTAACGGGTGGCCAGCTTGGGACGAACATCGGCCTTGTTCGCCGTCGTTCGCGGCGCCTAATGTCTGGAGGCGGCGAGGCGCCCACCACACATCGGCGCCCCGCCCCGCCGAAGCCGCAGATCGCGGCGGGCGATCCAGGGAGGAAGACATGACCATGTCGCGTGCCCGTTTCCGGTGGGCCGCCGCGCTGGCCGGGATGGCGGTCCTCACGCAGGCCGCCCCGGCGCAGGCGCAGGCCCCGGCGCCGTCCGAGCCCGTCGGCGCCTATCTGCTGATGGTGACCCCGCTGGAGGGGACCGTCACCGCGAAGACCCTGTGGTGCGGCCCCGACGGGGGGACGCTGAGCGCCGCCGCCCGCGCATGCGCCCAGCTCAGAGCCGTGGACGGCCACGTGGCCCGCATCCCTCCGCGGGAGGGGCCGTGCACGCTGGAGTACGCGCCGGTCCGGGTGAGCGCCGACGGCAGGTGGCGCGGCGAGCCACGGCACTTCGTGCGGACCTACCCCAACCGGTGCGCCGCGATGCGCGACACCGGCGGAATCCTTTTCGGCGAGTAATCCCGCGGACCGCGGGCCGCCGGGTTGGGGAAGCGGGGTGCTGTCCGGCGGCCCGCATCGGAACGAGGACGTGACGCAAATGCTCGCTTTCACCGGGCCCGACGTGCTGGTCACCTATGAGCGTTCCGGAGGTTTCGCCGGAATGCAGGAAAAGGTGACCGTCAATTCGTCCGGAACGGCGCTCGTCAATGACAGACCGGTTCCGCTGGACGACGCGGAAATGCGCGGCCTGCGCCGCGCGCTGGGCCGCGTCGTCACCACGCGGTCCTCGTCGGCGGGATGCGACGTCGCCGACCACTTCACCTTCACGCTCACCTACCGGGGGCGCCGCGCGACGCGGTGCACGCTCCCCTGCGACTGGCGCGCCGCCGTCGAGCGGCTCGAAGCGCTGACCGGACGACCGGTGGTGCTACCCGAGCGGCCGGAGACCCTGGCCGGGCGGTGAGCGGCGGGGCGCCGACCCGGCGCCCCGGTAAGACCGCGGCATGGGGTGTTCATTGCTTGGGGGGAGGGGCCCTGCGGGCCCCTCCTTTGGCTCCGGACAGTGCTCGTGTGGTCGCTGGGGGGTGGGGAACTATGATCGTCGCGTGGCCTATGAACCGACGGACGCTGAGCTCGTCCACCTGAACCGGTGTGTTGAACTCGCCGCCGAGGCGCTCGACACGGGCGACGAGCCGTTCGGGTCGGTGCTGGTGTCCGCGTCCGGCGACGTGCTCTTCGAGGACCGCAACCGGACCGCGGGCGGCGACCAGACCCGCCACCCGGAGTTCGAGATCGCCCGCTGGGCGGCCGCCAACCTCTCCGAGGAGGAGCGCGCCGCCGCCACCGTCTTCACCTCCGGCGAGCACTGCCCGATGTGCGCGGCCGCCCACGGCTGGGTGGGCCTCGGCCGCATCGTCTACGCCCACTCGTCCGCGCAGCTCACCCAGTGGCGCACCGAACTGGGCGTTCCGCCGGGCCCGGTCGCGCCGCTCCCCGTCCAGCAGGTCGCGCCGAACGTTCCGGTGGACGGGCCGGTGCCGGCGCTGGAGTCCACCATGCGGGAGCTGCACGCCCGCTGCGCCGCGCGCTGAAGCGAGGTTACGCCGACTCCCGGACCACCAGGTGGGGGCGCATGATGACCACCGGGTCGTCGACGGTCTCGCCGCGGATGCGGGAGACCAGCAGCCGCGCCATCTCCCGCCCCATCTCCTCGGGGGACTGGTGGACGGTGGTCAGCGGCGGGTCCGCCAGGGGCGCGTCCGCCGAGTCGTCGAAGCCGATCACCGCGACGTCGTCCGGGACGCGCCGCCCGTGCTGCCGCAGGACGCGCAGCGCGCCGAACGCCATCGGGTCGTCGGCGGCGAACACCGCGTCCAGCTCCGGCTCGGCGGCCAGCAGCCGCTCGGTGGCGGCGATGCCGCTGGCCTGCCCGAAGTCGCCGTACTCGACGTACTCGGGCAGGCCCGCCTCGGCGAGGGCGTCGCGGTAGCCGGCGAGCCGGTCGATGCCCACGCCCATGTCCTGCGGACCGGCGATGGTGGCGATCCGCCGTCGGCCGCCGGCGATGAGGTGGGCGACGGCCTCCCGGGCCCCGCTGCGGTTGTCGACGTCGACGTAGCTGACCGGCGACACCCCCGGCGGGCGGCCGCCGAGGACGGTCGGGACCCCGTTGGCCTCCAGCTTGGCGGGCAGCGGGTCCTCGGCGTGCAGGGAGGTGAGGAGCACCCCGTCCACGTGCTGGGTGGTGAGGTAGTCCTCCAGCCTCCCGTACTCGGCGGGGGAGCGGGCGAGGGCCAGCAGCAGCTGCAGCCCGGTGTCGGCGAGGCCGTTGCCGATCCCCCGGATGATGCCGGCGAAGTACGGCTCGTCGAACAGCCGCTGGTCGGACTCGGCGACGACCAGCGCCACGGTGTCGGTGCGGCGGGTCACGAGCGCCCGGGCCGCCCGGTTCGGCACGTACCCGAGCTCGTCTATCGCCTTCAGCACCGCCTCGCGCGCCTGGGCGCTGACCCGCGGCGACCCGTTGACCACGCGTGACACCGTGCCGCGGCCGACCCCGGCCCGCGCCGCGACCTGCTCCAGCGTGGGACGGGCGCTGCTGTCCGTCATCTGGCCCCTTTCATCCGTGCGTCGCCCCGGTGCCGGTCAGCCCCGTTCGGGCAGCCCGCCCCGCCGGATCACCTCTGCGTACCACCGGGCGCTCTTCTTCGGCACCCGGCGCTGCGTGGCGTAGTCGACGTGGACGAGCCCGAAACGCTTCGAGTAACCCCAAGCCCACT
The sequence above is drawn from the Actinomadura hallensis genome and encodes:
- a CDS encoding SSI family serine proteinase inhibitor — translated: MTMSRARFRWAAALAGMAVLTQAAPAQAQAPAPSEPVGAYLLMVTPLEGTVTAKTLWCGPDGGTLSAAARACAQLRAVDGHVARIPPREGPCTLEYAPVRVSADGRWRGEPRHFVRTYPNRCAAMRDTGGILFGE
- a CDS encoding nucleoside deaminase, which translates into the protein MAYEPTDAELVHLNRCVELAAEALDTGDEPFGSVLVSASGDVLFEDRNRTAGGDQTRHPEFEIARWAAANLSEEERAAATVFTSGEHCPMCAAAHGWVGLGRIVYAHSSAQLTQWRTELGVPPGPVAPLPVQQVAPNVPVDGPVPALESTMRELHARCAAR
- a CDS encoding LacI family DNA-binding transcriptional regulator yields the protein MTDSSARPTLEQVAARAGVGRGTVSRVVNGSPRVSAQAREAVLKAIDELGYVPNRAARALVTRRTDTVALVVAESDQRLFDEPYFAGIIRGIGNGLADTGLQLLLALARSPAEYGRLEDYLTTQHVDGVLLTSLHAEDPLPAKLEANGVPTVLGGRPPGVSPVSYVDVDNRSGAREAVAHLIAGGRRRIATIAGPQDMGVGIDRLAGYRDALAEAGLPEYVEYGDFGQASGIAATERLLAAEPELDAVFAADDPMAFGALRVLRQHGRRVPDDVAVIGFDDSADAPLADPPLTTVHQSPEEMGREMARLLVSRIRGETVDDPVVIMRPHLVVRESA